GCTTCGTGGGCGGCGCGGTGGCGTTGACCATCGATGCGGGCTTCCTCGGCGGTCTGGCGGCCGGTCTGCTGGCGGGCGCGGTGGTGCGGGGCGTCCAACGGCTCAGGGTGCCGTCCGTGCTGCGCGGCATCATGCCGGTCGTGGTCATCCCGCTCGTCGCGTCGGCGGTGGTCGGCTTCCTGATGTTCCTGGTGGTCGGCAAACCGATCGCCGCGCTGCAAGGGGCGCTCACCGACTGGCTGTCCGGGCTGGGCGGCGCCAACGCCGTGCTGCTCGGCGCGCTCCTGGGCCTGATGATGTGCTTCGACCTGGGCGGCCCGGTCAACAAGGTGGCGTACGCCTTCGCCGTGGGCGGCCTGACCACGCCGAACGAGGGTTCCTTGAAGGTCATGGCCGCCGTGATGGCCGCCGGTATGGTGCCGCCGCTGGCGATGGCGCTGGCCACGACCGTGCGGGGCCGCCTGTTCACCCGGGCCGAGCGCGAGAACGGCAAGGCGGCGTGGGTGCTGGGCGCGTCGTTCATCTCGGAGGGCGCGATCCCGTTCGCGGCGGCCGACCCGCTGCGGGTCATCCCGTCGGCGATGGCGGGCGGCGCGGTCACGGGGGCGCTGTCGATGGCGTTCGAGGCGACGCTGCGGGCCCCGCACGGCGGTGTCTTCGTGGTGCCGCTGATCGGCAACCCGTTCCCGTACCTCGCGGCCGTCCTCGCCGGGACGGTCGTGAGCGCGGCCCTGGTCATCGCCCTCAAGTCCGCCCGCAAGCGCCCCCGGGCCGACGGTGAACCGGCCCCCTCCACGGAGCACGAGGCGCCCGCCCCCGCCTGACCCACTGCCCCGCCCGCCGCCCAAGCCCTTCCCCTGCGGGCCGCGGCCCTGCATACTCCCCTCATATTCATCAATATGACTAATCATGTCTATGGCTGGTCGTGTCCCATTCCGGGGGAGGGGAGAGCCGATGGCTCTGCGGCATGCCGTGCTCGCGGCGCTGCTCGACGAGGAACTCAGCGGCTACCAGCTGGCCAAGGCGTTCGGCCTGGGCGTGGCGAACTTCTGGCACGCCCAGCCGCAGCAGCTGTACGCCGAGCTGGCCAGGCTGGAGAAGGACGGACTGGTCACGGGCCGCGAGGTGGTCCAGGAGAACCGGCCCAACAAGCGCCTGTTCAAGGTCACCGACGCGGGCCTCGGAGAGCTGGAGGCGTTCGCGGCGGCCTCCGCCAAGCCGTCGTTCATCCGCGACGACCTGCTCGTCAAGGTCCATGCCGCCGACCACGTCGATACGGACACCCTGATCGCGCAGCTCACCGAACGCGCCGACTTCGCCCGCGCCAAGGCCGAACTGCTCGGCAAGCTGCTGCGCTCCCTGCGCGGGGAGGGGCGCGACGAGGACGAGTACCTGCGGCACGGCGAGCGGATCGGCCCGTACCTGACGTGTCTGCGCGGCCTCGCCTTCGAGGAGGGCAACCGGGACTGGTGCGAACGCACCGCCCAAGTACTCCGCGAGCGCCAGAAGCGGCAGGCGCAGCACGGGCAGCAGGAGCACCAGAAGCGTCCACAGCAGGAGCGTCAGCAGCAGCGCGGAGCGCGGGAGAGGCGGGACGTCCATGCCCGGCGTTGAGTCCCGAGACGACAGCGGGCCCCGAGAGGACGAGCCCCCGCACGGCCGCCACCCCCACCGGTACGCGCGGTACGTGGCGCTGGGCGACAGCCAGACCGAGGGCCTCGGGGACGGCGACGACCTGACCGGCCTGCGCGGCTGGGCGGACCGGTTCGCCGACCACCTCGTACGGCACAGCCCCGGCCTGCGGTACGCGAACCTCGCCGTACGCGGCAGGCTCGCCCATCAGGTCCGCGCCGAGCAACTGGCGCCCGCCCTGGCCCTACGGCCCGACCTGGTCACCGTGGTGGCCGGGATGAACGACCTGCTGCGGCCCCGGTTCGACGCCGACGAGGTCGCCGGGCACCTGGAGGTCATGTTCGCGGCGCTCACGGCGGGCGGCGCCCGGGTCGCCACGCTGACGTTCCCGGACCTGACGCGGATCATCCCGGTCGCCCGCCCGCTAAGCGCCCGCGTCCCCGCCCTGAACGCGCGGATCAGGCAGGCCGCCTCCCGCCACGGCGTCACCGTCGTGGAGACGGTCCACCACCCGGTCGTCACCGACCCCCGCCTGTGGACCCCGGACCGGCTGCACGCCTCGCCGCTCGGCCACCAGCGGATCGCCGACGCCATGGCGCACGCCCTGGGCCTGCCCGGCAGCGACGACGCCTGGACGCGCGCCCTCCCGCCACCGGACACCCAGGCCCCCGGTACCCGGCAGGCGGCCATCGCGGAACTCCGCTGGGCGGCGACCTACCTGGGCCCGTGGCTGGCCCGCAGACTCCGGCGCCGCTCCTCGGGCGACACCCGCACCGCCAAGCGCCCCCGGCTCACACCCGTGCACCCCCCGTCACGGCCCCCCACGGCCCAGCCGGACCGGGATACGCCACACCCCGCGAAGGAACCCACCTAGGCCCCCGAGGGCGTCCTCCCGCACCCCGTGCCGCCGCCCGCGCCCGTAGACGCCGAGCCGACCCGCCCGTACGGCCCGGGCCCGCACCGAGAGCCGCCCGGCCTCCGTGCGGGTCCGCGCGCGCTCACCGGGTCCGCGCCGCGCGTACCTCCATCGCCGCCCGGGCCGTGTGCTCGTCCTCGTACACCTCGCACATGTGCCGGCCGTCCGGCGTCGCCGTGTGCTCGACCTCCCACACGCTCATCTCCGTCCCGTCCATCAGCAGGAACGCGTGCTCGTACAGCGAGAAACCGGCGTCCCGGCCGCCCGCCACTCCGCACTGCCGTCCGAACACCTGCTGGATGTGGTGCGCGAACGCGCCGCGCAGCCGGGCGGCGACGGCCTCGCCCGGCCGGTCGGCGTTCTCCGCGCGGCGCAGCACCCGGCGCGCGTGGTCCGCCGAGTTCTCCAGCACGTACCGGCGCGGCGCCGGCGTGAACGGCCGCACGAGCAGCGCGCTCAGCAGCTCCAGATCCGCGTCCAGGTCGTCGTCCAGCGGATCGGCCCGCCCCACGGTGCAGGGCTGGCCGAACGTCGCCGACAGCCGCGCCGCGGCGAGCCGCACCTCCGCCTCGTCCGCGTACAGCTCGTGGTGGTCCCGGCCGTCCGGGCCCGTGTGGTGCACCAGCTCCCACAGCGTCAGCGACTCGCCGTCAGCCAGCAGGTACGTGTGCCGGTAGGTCGCCCGGTGCAGGGCCGGGCTGTGGTGCGACGAGTGCAGCGCACTCGCGTGAGCCAGCGCGGAACGCAGCCGCTCGACCAGGGCATCGGGCAGGTCGAAGGAGTTGAGCGCCCGCCCCAGGAGCCGCTCGACATGCAGCTCCGTGGTCTCGTACGGATCGTTCCGATCGATCGGATCGTTCAAGGTGGGTCTCCAGGCCGTCGCCGCGTGTTACTCGATGCTTGCTCAAGGTAGTGCCTCGGTACGACAACGCGACCGGCTTCCGGAAAACGAAGGGCGCGCGAGGCTAGTTCCCGCGCGCCCCCTGCCGGAGGGGTCAACGCCCCGCTCCATGCGCTTTGTTCACGCCGTCCAGGCCGTTTGCTCAGCCGTCACCCGAGGGCGCGCCCGGCTCGGACGGTGTTCCGTACAGAGCCCGGTATGACGGGAAGTCGCCACCTGGGCCCTTCAGCGGCCGCGCGGCCAGCACGGCCCGTACGATCGAGCGCGCCACGACATCCGCGGCCGCCTCCAGCACGGCGTTCAGCGCGAGCGGTTCGCGCCCCCGCGTGAGCGGGCGCGCGCCGGTCGCCAGGGTGAAGACGGTGTCCCCGTCGTTCAGCAGGTGAGCGGGCCGAATGGCGCGCGCGATGCCGTCGTGCCCCGCCCCCGCGACCTTCTTGGCTTGAGCCCGCGTCAGGTCGGCGTCCGTTCCGACCACCACGAGCGTCGTGTTCATCAGCGGCGTACTGCTCCGCTCGCGCGCCTCCGCCAGTCGCAGGGCCGCCGCCGCGTGCACCTCGGGCGCCGGATACGCGGGCCGCCCCGGTGTGCCCTCCACCGCGAAGGCCGGGTCGCCGTACGCCCCGTGGAGGACGCCCGTCGATGGGTCGACCGGCGAGCCCACCGCGTTCACCACGACCAGCGCGGCCACCGTCACCCCCGAACCCTCCAGCACCGTCCCGGCCGTGCCGACCCCGCCGCGCAGCCCGCCCGCGACCGCCCCCGTACCGGCGCCCACGTTCCCGCACTCCACCGGGGCGCCCGGTTCCGACGCGGCGGCCGCCTCCACCGCGGCCCGGCCGGTCGCCGCACCGGGCCTCGCCCGCCAGTCGCCGCCCCGCCCCAGGTCGAAGAGGCACGCGGCCGGCACCACCGGCACGACCTGCCCGGCCGCCGGCCCGACCCGGACCCCGCGGCCCTGCTCCTCCAGCCGGGCCATCACGCCCCCGGCCGCGTCCAGCCCGTACGCGCTGCCGCCTGTGAGCACGAGGGCGTCGATCCGGTCCACCAGGTTGCTCGGGTCCAGCGCGTCCGTCTCCCGCGTCCCGGGACCGCCGCCCCGCACGTCCACCGCCGCAACGGCGCCGCCCTCGGGCGCGAGCACGACCGTCGTCCCGCTCAGCGCCCGCTCACCGGGCACCCGCGCGTGCCCCACCCGCAGCCCCGCCACATCCGTCAGCCCACCCATCGATGCCCTGGAATCCATCCCCCCTGCCTAGCACGCACCTCGGCCATCTGACCCGGCCTCTTCCGCACCGCGGCGCGCCGCCCGCCGCCCGCCGCCCGGCGGCGAGCCGGCGCCCCGGCCTGCCGCCCGCCGCCCGCCGCCGGTCCGGCCCGCCCAGGCCCGTCCGGGTCTCCCCTCGCAGCTCGCCGTCGGCCCGTGTGCCGCTCACCAGTGGTTCCGCTCGCCCCCCGTTCCCGCGCCGGCCGTGCGGGCCGTTCCCGCGCCGGCCGTGCGGGCCTGCATGCGTGCCGTCAGGGTCACGCCCGTGACCACCGCGGCCGCCGCCACGAGGCCGGCCGCGGGGACCGCCCAGTCGCCCGCGAAGGTGCAGAGCAGCACACCCAGTGAGGCCACGGGCAGGACGGCCTGCTGGGCGATGCCCACCTTGAAATACCGGGCGTGCAGCACCCAGACCAGCAGCAGGTACAGCGCCGACGGCAGGGTCACCGCGGCCGCCGCCGCGGTCGCCGAGATGTGGGCCTCTCCTGCCACGTGCTCCACGGCGACCTCCAGGCCCGCGCCGATCGCCGCCGCCGACGCGAAGATGAGGTAGTGCCCGTATCCCCAGACGAATCCCTCCTTGCTGGACCGCAGCCGGGCGTGGGCCGGGACGACGAAGTACACCCACCACGCGGCGAACACCAGCAGCAGCCCGCCCGTCGCGATGGGCAGCAGCTCGTCCAGCGCGTCGTTCTCCTCGACGCCCGCCTTCACCGCCACCGTCGCCGCCGCGATCGTCTCGCCCAGCACGATGATCGTGAACAGTCCGTACCGCTCCGCGATGTGGTGCGGGTGCCAGTTCGTCCTGAGCCGGCGCTCCGCCCATACGGGTACCGCCATCTCCGCGAGCGCCATCACCAGGAAAACCCACGGCCTGGCCCCCTCGGGCGTGAACAGCAGCGCGCTCCACCCGGCCTGGCAGGCCAGCACCCCGACCGCGTACCGCACCGCCGTCGTCCGTTCCGGGCCCGAAGCGTGCTGGGCGGCGCGCATCCACTGGGTGGCGAGCGCGATCCGCATCACCACGTACCCGAGCCACACCAGCAGGAAGTCGCGGTTCTCGAACGCGTCCGACACCCCGGCGGCGAGCACCAGGACCCCGGCGATCTGGAGGAGCGTCACCACCCGGTACAAGGCGTCGTCGTTGTCGTACGCCGACGCGAACCAGGTGAAGTTCATCCACGCCCACCAGATTGCGAAGAAGACCATCGCGTAGTTCAGGACGCCCTGGTCCGCGTGGCCCTCGGCGACGGCGTGCACCAGTCCGATGGCCGCCTGGGCCACCGCCACGACGAAGCACAGGTCGAAGAAGAGCTCCAGGGGTGTCGCGGCGCGGTGCTCCTGGTGGCGGTCGCGCGACACCAGCGGCCGCAGCGGCCGTGCGAGGGGTGCCGGGTCGTGTGTCATGCGTCACAGCACAACAGAGGCCGGGCGGCGGTGGCCGCTGTGACGCGCCAGTCGGCGCACGACGCGGCCCGGGCGGTGCGGCGTACGCTGAACGTATGAGTACCGCCCCCACCCCCGGACCGCGCGCTTCGGGGAACCGGCCCGAGTCCGAGAAGAAGAAGCCCGCGCTGGTCTTCGACGATCCGCTGGACCAGCAGTCCGCGGACGATACGGACCGCGGGTGGGGTGAGCGGGCTCCGAGCGGCGGCGACACGGCCGACGATTTGGCCCGCTTCCTGGACGAGAAGCCGCCGCACCACCTCTGAGCCGCCGGGTTCCGGCCTTCCGCGCTCCGAGCCGTGGAGCGCCCAGCCTGCGGCCCCCGAGCCGTGGTGAGCCCAGCCTCCGGTTCGCGAGCAGTGGGGAGCCCACCCCCGGTTCCGCGAGCCGCCGAGGGCCGCGCCTTCCGGCTCTCAGCCCCCGGCTGCCGGGCCTCGGGGTTCGGAGCCGCCCAGTGCCGCGCTTCCGGGCGTGCCTTACGGGATGCGGACGCCCGATCCCGCGGGCGTCTCGCCGCCCCGCTGCTGGACGAGCGCGTCGCGGATGTCCTTCAGCACGTCCAGTTCGGTGGTCTCCACGCTGTCCTGGCCGCCGTGCAGCGCCTTCTCCCGGGCCGCCTTGCGCGCCAGGTACTTGGCCATCGGCAGCACCATCAGGAAGTACACGACCGCGGCCGTGATCAGGAAGCTCAGCGTGGCGCTGAGGACCGAGCCCCACAGGATGGCCACACCACTGGTGACCTCGCCGTTCTGCACCACGCAGGGGCCCTTGAGGCAGGACTGGTAGCCGTCCAGGTTCTGCGTGCCGAAGGCGCCGACGAGCGGGCTGATGACACCCTTCACGATCGCGTTGACGATGTTGGTGAACGCGGCACCGATGACGACGGCCACCGCCAGATCCACCACGTTCCCCCGCATCAGGAACGCCTTGAAGCCTTCCAGCAGGCTCGTCTTGTTCTCCTGGCTCACCTAGGTGCCTTTCGTCGCGTGTGCAGTGGGCGCAGTCATTACGCCGTGCGAGGTATGGGGCCGTCCAATCGGTACACACGGACCGGTGACGGCACTGCCCGTACGTGCGAGTCAGCACAGGACCACCGCCAGGCGCGATGTGGCGGCGGCGGCGACCACGTCCGCGGCGGCGGTCCGCGGCACGGCCAGCACGAGCAGCGCAGCGCCACTCTGCCCCGCGTCGCCCAGCTCGTCCAGACCATGCGGAACATCGCCTTCCCCTTCTGTGCCCGGTACGGAGCCCACGACCCGCGCGGAGCTCCCGCCGGGCAGGGAACGCCCTTCCGGTAGGAGGTCACCGCCCGCCCCGGAACCCTTGCGCGGGGCGTCGGCCAGACCGGGCACGGCCGCGACGCTCGCCCCGGCCGCCACCACCCGCGCCTCCGGGCCGCCGTCCTCCGCCGCCGTACCGGCCGGGGCGACCGGGACGGCGATCACATCCACCCGGTCGCCGGGCCGCAGCAGCCGTACCGTCGCCCCGTCCGCGATCCGCACCGGCACGGAGACCATGTGCGGCGACGCCCGCTGTCCCGTCGCAGGATCACGTACCGGAACCGCAGCCGAGCCCGGCGGCCTCGCCCGCGCGGCGATCGCGTCCGCCTGCCGCGCCTCCTGCCCCGCGTCCACCCCCGCCTCGCGGAAGCCCGAGGCCGCGAGCGCGGCGGCCGTCATCGCGAGTCCGGCCGCCACGGCCCGCCGTCGACGCGGTGCGGCCCGCCATAACCCGGACCGGCCGCCACTCACCCGCAGCGGCGCGAACTGCGGCACAGCACACGTCTCCGGCACGAACGACGCCGGTGGCCCGGACACGGGCGGACCCGGCGAACGCGAACGCGAACGGGGGGAACCTGAAGGCGAGGACGAGGACGTGGGTGAAGGGGGAGGGGTCGCTGGGGCATGCGTACGGGACGCCATGGCTCACCGCCTGTCGTGAGGACTGTCGTCGGCCGAGCGCCGACGCCCCTCACCATCCCTCGTCTCCCCTCACCCCGCTCGGGCCTGTGGACAGCCCGGCGCCCTGTGGAAAACCCCGTCACCCGGAAGAGTGCGAAGGGTCCTTCTCGGCGCGAGGCCCGTCGCTCACAGCAGCGGCAGGTCCTGTTCCGCCCACACCACCTTCCCGCCCGGCGTCCGGCAGGACCCCCAGCGGCGGCACAGCGTGTTGATGAGCTGGAGGCCGCGGCCACCCTCCGCGCTGAGCATGGCGTGCTGGATCTGCGGCAGGTCCGGCCCGCTGTCCGACACCTCCACGCACAGCCTGCTGTGGCGCAGGAGCCGCATGCGGCCGGGGCCGCCGCCGTACCGCAGGGCGTTGCCGACCAGCTCGCTGACGACCAGCTCCATGATGTCGGTGAGATCGGCCAGCTCCCAGTCCTCCAGCTGGGTGCGCACGAGCCTGCGTGCCGTCCGCGCGGCCGTGCCGTCGGCGGGCAGCTCCCACTCCCGCATCACCTCGGCGGTCAAGGCCTGCGGCGCCGCGGCGAGCATGATGGCGTCGTCGAACCGCCGTCCGTCGCCGTCGGCCGTCCTCGCCCAGATCGCGTCGAACGCGTCGGAGAACGGCGGCTGCGGCCCCGACGCCGCGGCGCGCAGGGTGTCCAGCCACACTCCCGCGTCGCTGGTCCGGTTCTTGATCAGGCCGTCCGTGCACATCATGATCCGGCTGCCGGGCGGCGCCTCGACGGTCACCGGGTCGTACGGGATGACCCCGGCGCCCAGGGGAGCGCCCACGGCCACGTCCACGAAGTCGGCGTTCCCCGCCGGGTCGATCAGAAGGGGCGGCAGATGCCCGGCGCTGGCCACGCGGTACGTCCCCAGGGCAGGGTCGTACAGGACGCACAGGCAGGTGGCGACCTGGTCCTCCTCCAGGTCGCGGGCCGCGAGGTCCAGGCGGGCCAGCACCCGTTCGGGCGAGACGTCGAGGTTCAGCAGGGTCCGGGCGACCGTCCGCAGCCGGCCCATGGTGGCGGCGGCCTCCAGGCCATGCGCCATGACGTCCCCGACGACCAGAGCGGTCCGGCCGCCGGGCAGGGGCACGATGTCGAACCAGTCACCGCCCACCCCGCTGGGGTCGACAGCGGGCCGGTAGCTCGACGCGACCTCCAGGCCCAGGGTGGGCGGGGCGGCCTTCGGCAGCAGCGCGCGTTGCAGCGTGACGACCGTTTCGCGCTCCCGCCCGTAGAGCCGGGCGTTGTCGACCAGTACGGCCGCCTTCGACGCCAGCTGGCCCGCCAGCGCCATGTCGGCGGGAGTGAAGGCGGGGCGTCCGGCGCAGCGGATGAAGTCGGCGATGCCGATCAGCACGCCCCGCGAGATCAGCGGCACGACCATGTAGCTGTGCACACCCGCCTCCTTCAGGAGCCGTGCCGCGTGCGGGGTGGGGGCGATGCTCTCGTACTGGTCCGGGGCGATCCGCCGCACCAGGTGGGCGCGGCCGGTGACCAGGCACCGGTGGGCGAGCTTCGGTGCCGGGTGGAGGGTGGTCAGCTCACCGACCGGGTCGGGTTCGAGGTTGGCGAGCCGGTCGATCGCGGACACCGCCATGGCGCGGGCGAGCGGGACCTTGGCCCCGGTCGGCCGGCTCGCCCCGCCGCCGCGCAGTACGGACTCCAGCAGATCGACCGCCGCCCCGTCGGCGAGGGTGGGCACCGTGAAGTCGGCCAGCTCCTGGGCGGTGCGCTGGAGGTCGAGGGTGGTTCCGATACGGGAGTCCGCCTCGTTCAGCCACGCCAGGCGGCGCGCGTCGGCCAGCGTAGTGACCGCGCTCACGGCACGCCGGAACGTTTCACTGAGCCGCTCGAGCCCTGACATGCCGGCCACGCGGGTCCGAGCGAGGGGGGCCATGCAGTGCACCTCCGTTGTTGGTCAGCTCCGCGGTGACACTCCGATTCTGCTCTCGTACGCGCCTCACAGCCTTCCGGCCGTGCCGTGCGGGGAGCAGACCGCCCGCCGGGGCACCCTCCTGCGGCCGCACGGCGGAGGTACGGCATGTGCCCACGGCGGGCGACAGACGGTACCCGGCCACAGCGGGCCCGCACAGACGCGCGGACCACATAGATCGCTCAGCCGGGCGCAGCGGCACCCACCGCACCCACCCCGCGCCCCCGGCGCAGCGGCACCCACCGCACGGACCGCCCACCCGGCGCAGCGGCACCGCCGGGCCCCCGGCCACAAGGCCCGGCACCGCACAGTGGCACCCGTCACGCAGATCGCGCAGCCGCGCCCGCAGATCAGGGCCGGCGGAGCGGCTACGGCGGTTACGGCAGTTCGATGCCCAGGTCCCACCCGTCGTGGGCGTGGGTGCACAGGCACGACCTGCTGTCCGCCGTGGGCAGTGCGGCGACCGCGTCGAAGAGGACGGCCCGCAGCCGCTCGACGTTCTCGCCGAACACCCGCAGCACCTCCGTGTGCGACACGCCCTCGCCCGTCTCGGCGCCCGCGTCGAGGTCCGTGACCAGGGCCATCGACGTGTAGCAGAGACCCAGCTCGCGCGCGAGGACCGCCTCGGGGTGGCCGGTCATGCCGACGACGGACCAGCCCATCGCGGCGTGCCAGCGGGACTCCGCGCGCGTGGAGAAGCGCGGGCCCTCGACGACGACCATCGTGCCGCCGTCCACGGCGTCCCAGCCCCGGCCCTCCGCGGCCCGCAGGGCGATCTTGCGCCCGTCGGGGCAGTACGGGTCGGCGAACGTCGTGTGGACGACGTTGGGCACCGTGCCGTCCGGCAGTGGCTCCCCGTCGAAGAACGTCTGCACGCGCGACTTCGTACGGTCCACCAGCTGGTCCGGTACGAGGAGGGTGCCCGGCCCGTACTCGGCGCGCAGCCCGCCCACCGCGCACGGCCCCAGTACCTGGCGGACGCCGACGGAGCGCAGCGCCCACAGGTTGGCCCGGTAGTTGATCCGGTGCGGCGGCAGCCGGTGGCCCCGCCCGTGCCGGGGCAGGAACGCGACCCGGCGTCCGGCCACCTCGCCGAGGAACAGCGAGTCGCTGGGGCTGCCGTACGGGGTGGTGACCTCGACCTCCGTCACGTCCTCCAGGAACGAGTAGAAGCCGGAACCGCCGATCACGCCGATCTCTGCATGCGTCGCCATGCGGCACACCCTAGACGCGCCTCCCACGCGCCCCGAAGCCCCCTGCCCCCACCAGCCACGGCCGGTACGCCCCCGAAGCCCGCAGGCCCCCGAAACGCCCTAACAGCGCCCGGGAACGCCGAAGGCCCCGCCGGGCGGACGGCGGGGCCTTGGAAAGGCGTACTGCGGCGCGGTGTCAGGCGGCGGAGCTGGTGCCGCCGCTGCCGCCCGTGCTCGACGCCGCGGGCTTGGCGTCCGAGGACGACGAGCCGGACGACGAGGCGGAGCCGGACGACGAAGCGGACTTCGACGACGCGGGGGAGCTGCTGGAGGAGGCGCCGCGGCTGTCGTTGCGGTAGAAGCCGGAGCCCTTGAAGACGATACCGACGGCCGAGAACACCTTCTTCAGGCGTCCCTGGCAGCTCGGGCACTCGGTCAGGGCGTCATCGGTGAACTTCTGCACCGCCTCGAGGCCCTCGCCGCACTCGGTGCACTGGTACTGGTACGTCGGCACTTGTCTTCCTCCTGGCACTCTCACTCGATGAGTGCTAACGACGAACAATAGTGACGCATTCCGCCGCGTCAGTCCACCGTCACCGGCACGCGGTGACCGATGCCACGCGCGACGGCCCGGCTCTCGGGCGCCGGAGCGGGGGTGGCGAGCCGCGACCGGAGCGCCACCAGGGTGACCAGCGCGAGCGCCGTACCGCCCAGCGGCACCAGGAACCCGGCGGCCGAGCCGTACGTGTCCGCGAGGCGCCCCGCGACCGTCACGGCGGCGGCCTGGCCCAGCGCGACGGCGCCGGTCAGCCAGGTGAACGCCTCGGTGCGGGCGGAGGCCGGCACCAGGGACTCGACCAGCGTGTACCCGGTGATCAGCGCGGGCGCGATGCACAGGCCCACGACGAGTCCGAGCGCGCCGAGCAGCAGTACCGACTGGGCGGACCACAGCAGCGAGGCGGCCAGGGTGAGCGCCGAGTACCCGACGATCAGGCGGCGCCGCGGCCCGGACTTCCAGGCGATGGCGCCGACGGCGATGCCGGCCAGCATGTTGCCCGCGGCGAACAGGCCGTACAGCAGGCCGTTCATGCCGGGGTCACCGATCTCCTCGGTGAACGCCGTCAGCGAGACCTGCATACCGCCGAAGACGGAGCCGATCCCCAGGAACGCCACCACCAGCACGCGGATGCCCGGCACGGACATCGCCGACGTGCGGGGCCTCGCCCCGGCGCCGGAGTGCAGCCCGTGGGCGGGCTGGGTGCGCTTCTGGGCGGCGAACAGCAGACCGCCGACGAGCGTCAGGGACGCCTCGGCGATCAGACCCGCGGCGGGGTGTACGCCGGTGCACAGCGCCGTCGCGAGTACGGGGCCCACGACGAAGGTGAACTCGTCCGTCACGGACTCGAACGCCGCCGCCGTGGACATGAGGGGCGAACCGTCCAGCCGGGCCGCCCAGCGGGCCCGCACCATGGGGCCGACCTGCGGGACGGACGCGCCGCTCGGCACGGCCGCCGCGAACAGCGCCCACAGCGGGGCGTCCGCCAGGGCGAGGACCGTCAGCAGGGACACCGAGGCGGCGTGCAGGAGGACGCCGGGGACCAGGACGGCGCGCTGCCCGAACCGGTCGGCGAGCTTGCCGCTCTGCGGGGCGAACAGCGCCATGGACACGCCGGTCACCGCGGCGACGGCGCCCGCGCTGCCGTACGAGCCCGTGGTGTGCTGAACCAGCAGGACGATGCCGATGGTGAGCATCGCGAACGGCTGTCGCGCCGCGAATCCGGGCAGCAGGAACGTCCACGCGCCGGGGGTGCGCAGCAGCTGCCCGTATCCGGGACGCTTCACAGCGTCGGAGGTGACCGTGGATGCCACGGCCCGTGCCTTTCTGCCGCCTGGTAGCGCTCACCGGGGTGCCGGGAGCCGCCGAGGGCTGTCCTCTTGCGCGGGAGCGCGGTAGATACCGGAGCCCCGCGGAAGGGGGACTCGGCCGCCATACGGTCGCGCCAGCCCTGCATCAGGCAGAGTTGGTTCGATCAAGTGTGCCTTCATGGTACAGGGAGCGGGCGGGGTGGTTCCTGTGAAATGTGCTACGCGCCACTTCACC
This genomic window from Streptomyces thermolilacinus SPC6 contains:
- a CDS encoding DUF6227 family protein, giving the protein MNDPIDRNDPYETTELHVERLLGRALNSFDLPDALVERLRSALAHASALHSSHHSPALHRATYRHTYLLADGESLTLWELVHHTGPDGRDHHELYADEAEVRLAAARLSATFGQPCTVGRADPLDDDLDADLELLSALLVRPFTPAPRRYVLENSADHARRVLRRAENADRPGEAVAARLRGAFAHHIQQVFGRQCGVAGGRDAGFSLYEHAFLLMDGTEMSVWEVEHTATPDGRHMCEVYEDEHTARAAMEVRAARTR
- a CDS encoding P1 family peptidase; its protein translation is MDSRASMGGLTDVAGLRVGHARVPGERALSGTTVVLAPEGGAVAAVDVRGGGPGTRETDALDPSNLVDRIDALVLTGGSAYGLDAAGGVMARLEEQGRGVRVGPAAGQVVPVVPAACLFDLGRGGDWRARPGAATGRAAVEAAAASEPGAPVECGNVGAGTGAVAGGLRGGVGTAGTVLEGSGVTVAALVVVNAVGSPVDPSTGVLHGAYGDPAFAVEGTPGRPAYPAPEVHAAAALRLAEARERSSTPLMNTTLVVVGTDADLTRAQAKKVAGAGHDGIARAIRPAHLLNDGDTVFTLATGARPLTRGREPLALNAVLEAAADVVARSIVRAVLAARPLKGPGGDFPSYRALYGTPSEPGAPSGDG
- a CDS encoding ATP-binding SpoIIE family protein phosphatase; translated protein: MSGLERLSETFRRAVSAVTTLADARRLAWLNEADSRIGTTLDLQRTAQELADFTVPTLADGAAVDLLESVLRGGGASRPTGAKVPLARAMAVSAIDRLANLEPDPVGELTTLHPAPKLAHRCLVTGRAHLVRRIAPDQYESIAPTPHAARLLKEAGVHSYMVVPLISRGVLIGIADFIRCAGRPAFTPADMALAGQLASKAAVLVDNARLYGRERETVVTLQRALLPKAAPPTLGLEVASSYRPAVDPSGVGGDWFDIVPLPGGRTALVVGDVMAHGLEAAATMGRLRTVARTLLNLDVSPERVLARLDLAARDLEEDQVATCLCVLYDPALGTYRVASAGHLPPLLIDPAGNADFVDVAVGAPLGAGVIPYDPVTVEAPPGSRIMMCTDGLIKNRTSDAGVWLDTLRAAASGPQPPFSDAFDAIWARTADGDGRRFDDAIMLAAAPQALTAEVMREWELPADGTAARTARRLVRTQLEDWELADLTDIMELVVSELVGNALRYGGGPGRMRLLRHSRLCVEVSDSGPDLPQIQHAMLSAEGGRGLQLINTLCRRWGSCRTPGGKVVWAEQDLPLL
- a CDS encoding SGNH/GDSL hydrolase family protein — translated: MPGVESRDDSGPREDEPPHGRHPHRYARYVALGDSQTEGLGDGDDLTGLRGWADRFADHLVRHSPGLRYANLAVRGRLAHQVRAEQLAPALALRPDLVTVVAGMNDLLRPRFDADEVAGHLEVMFAALTAGGARVATLTFPDLTRIIPVARPLSARVPALNARIRQAASRHGVTVVETVHHPVVTDPRLWTPDRLHASPLGHQRIADAMAHALGLPGSDDAWTRALPPPDTQAPGTRQAAIAELRWAATYLGPWLARRLRRRSSGDTRTAKRPRLTPVHPPSRPPTAQPDRDTPHPAKEPT
- a CDS encoding low temperature requirement protein A, with amino-acid sequence MTHDPAPLARPLRPLVSRDRHQEHRAATPLELFFDLCFVVAVAQAAIGLVHAVAEGHADQGVLNYAMVFFAIWWAWMNFTWFASAYDNDDALYRVVTLLQIAGVLVLAAGVSDAFENRDFLLVWLGYVVMRIALATQWMRAAQHASGPERTTAVRYAVGVLACQAGWSALLFTPEGARPWVFLVMALAEMAVPVWAERRLRTNWHPHHIAERYGLFTIIVLGETIAAATVAVKAGVEENDALDELLPIATGGLLLVFAAWWVYFVVPAHARLRSSKEGFVWGYGHYLIFASAAAIGAGLEVAVEHVAGEAHISATAAAAAVTLPSALYLLLVWVLHARYFKVGIAQQAVLPVASLGVLLCTFAGDWAVPAAGLVAAAAVVTGVTLTARMQARTAGAGTARTAGAGTGGERNHW
- the mscL gene encoding large conductance mechanosensitive channel protein MscL, whose protein sequence is MSQENKTSLLEGFKAFLMRGNVVDLAVAVVIGAAFTNIVNAIVKGVISPLVGAFGTQNLDGYQSCLKGPCVVQNGEVTSGVAILWGSVLSATLSFLITAAVVYFLMVLPMAKYLARKAAREKALHGGQDSVETTELDVLKDIRDALVQQRGGETPAGSGVRIP